One stretch of Streptomyces sp. R21 DNA includes these proteins:
- a CDS encoding iron-containing alcohol dehydrogenase family protein produces the protein MPVLTRLIPSPVVVDIRPGALDDLASVLSDQRISHSGKLAIAVSNGSGARLRERLEPSLPGATWYEVGGGTLDDAVRLADAIKSGHYDAVVGLGGGKIIDCAKYAAARVGLPLVAVPTNLAHDGLCSPVATLDNDAGRGSYGVPNPIAVVIDLDVIREAPVRFVRAGIGDAVSNINAIADWELSHRITGEKVDGLAAAMARQAGEAVLRHPGGIGDNDFLQVLAEALVLTGVAMSISGDSRPASGSCHEINHAFDLLFPKRAASHGEQCGLGAAFAMYLRGAHEESAYMAEVLRRHGLPVLPEEIGFTVDEFVQVVEFAPQTRPGRYTILEHLDLKTNQIKDIYTDYAKAISS, from the coding sequence GTGCCAGTACTGACCCGGCTCATCCCCTCGCCGGTCGTCGTGGACATCCGCCCGGGTGCCCTGGACGACCTGGCGAGCGTGCTCTCCGACCAGCGGATCTCGCACTCCGGCAAGCTGGCCATCGCGGTCAGCAACGGCTCGGGCGCCCGGCTGCGCGAGCGGCTGGAGCCCTCGCTGCCCGGCGCGACCTGGTACGAGGTCGGCGGCGGCACCCTCGACGACGCGGTCCGGCTGGCCGACGCCATAAAGTCCGGCCACTACGACGCGGTGGTGGGCCTGGGCGGTGGCAAGATCATCGACTGCGCCAAGTACGCTGCGGCGCGCGTCGGGCTCCCCCTGGTCGCCGTGCCCACGAACCTCGCGCACGACGGCCTGTGCTCGCCCGTCGCGACCCTCGACAACGACGCGGGCCGCGGCTCCTACGGTGTACCGAACCCGATCGCGGTGGTCATCGACCTCGACGTGATCCGCGAGGCTCCGGTGCGGTTCGTGCGGGCCGGCATCGGGGACGCCGTCTCCAACATCAACGCGATCGCGGACTGGGAGCTGTCCCACCGGATCACGGGCGAGAAGGTCGACGGCCTCGCGGCCGCGATGGCCCGCCAGGCCGGTGAGGCCGTGCTGCGGCACCCCGGCGGCATCGGCGACAACGACTTCCTCCAAGTGCTCGCCGAGGCGCTGGTGCTCACCGGCGTCGCGATGTCGATCTCGGGTGACTCGCGCCCGGCGTCGGGGTCCTGCCACGAGATCAACCACGCCTTCGACCTTCTCTTCCCCAAGCGCGCGGCGAGCCACGGCGAGCAGTGCGGCCTGGGCGCGGCCTTCGCGATGTACCTGCGCGGAGCGCACGAGGAGTCGGCGTACATGGCCGAGGTGCTGCGCCGGCACGGACTGCCGGTGCTGCCCGAGGAGATCGGCTTCACCGTGGACGAGTTCGTGCAGGTCGTGGAGTTCGCTCCGCAGACCCGGCCCGGCCGCTACACGATCCTCGAGCACCTCGA
- a CDS encoding sugar phosphate nucleotidyltransferase, whose translation MIGLVLAAGAGRRLRPYTDSLPKALVPVGPAGIEDSITVLDLTLGNFAEIGLTEVGIIVGYRKEAVYERQAALEAKYGVKITLIDNDKAEEWNNAYSLWCGRDALKDGVILANGDTVHPVSVEKTLLAARGDGKKIILALDTVKSLADEEMKVVVDPAKGVQKITKLMDPSEATGEYIGVTLIEGEAAAELADALKTVWETDPQQFYEHGYQELVNRGFKIDVAPIGDVKWVEIDNHDDLAKGREIACQY comes from the coding sequence ATGATCGGCCTCGTGCTGGCGGCCGGCGCCGGACGGCGTCTGCGTCCCTACACCGACAGCCTCCCCAAGGCTCTCGTTCCGGTGGGACCCGCGGGCATAGAGGACAGCATCACGGTTCTCGACCTGACCCTGGGCAACTTCGCGGAGATCGGTCTGACCGAGGTCGGCATCATCGTCGGCTACCGCAAGGAGGCCGTGTACGAGCGTCAGGCGGCCCTCGAGGCGAAGTACGGCGTCAAGATCACGCTGATCGACAACGACAAGGCCGAGGAGTGGAACAACGCCTACTCCCTGTGGTGCGGGCGTGACGCCCTCAAGGACGGTGTGATCCTCGCCAACGGCGACACCGTGCACCCGGTCTCCGTCGAGAAGACGCTGCTCGCCGCCCGCGGCGACGGCAAGAAGATCATTCTCGCCCTCGACACGGTGAAGTCCCTCGCCGACGAGGAGATGAAGGTCGTCGTGGACCCCGCCAAGGGCGTCCAGAAGATCACCAAGCTGATGGACCCGTCCGAGGCCACCGGTGAGTACATCGGTGTCACCCTCATCGAGGGCGAGGCCGCCGCCGAGCTGGCCGACGCCCTGAAGACGGTGTGGGAGACGGACCCGCAGCAGTTCTACGAGCACGGCTACCAGGAACTCGTGAACCGCGGCTTCAAGATCGACGTGGCTCCGATCGGTGACGTCAAGTGGGTCGAGATCGACAACCACGACGACCTCGCCAAGGGACGGGAGATCGCGTGCCAGTACTGA
- a CDS encoding DUF5941 domain-containing protein — protein MSTAILTGQSVPGSSLEGDLRSLGFDVRVASDAGDAETLLAEVPAGQRVALVDARFVGHVHALRLGLTDPRFAAAGLPGAVSAQPEARRALTRALARESSATGGVAVATDNLADRIAAALSADGVDVHRPELGTLVAAVPTDPQERNEVRQAVSAVDDEAIRLRSAVKARDGFFTTYCISPYSRYIARWCARRGLTPNQVTTASLITALIAAGCAATGTRAGFVAAGLLLLFSFVLDCTDGQLARYSLQYSTLGAWLDATFDRAKEYAYYAGLALGAARGGDDVWALALGAMILQTCRHVVDFSFNEANHDATANTSPTAALSDKLDSVGWTVWVRRMIVLPIGERWAMIAVLTAFTTPRITFYALLIGCAFAATYTTAGRVLRSLTRKAKRTDRAAQALADLADSGPLAEALSSLLRGKPRKTALLSAAFGAVAIVTAAWVWGPAWQVVLVAGLYVLLSAEAVERPLKGALDWLVPPLFRAAEYCTVLVLAAKADVNGALPAAFGLVSAVAYHHYDTVYRIRGNAGASPHWLVRAIGGHEGRTLLVTVLAALLTAAQFTVALTVIAVAVALLVLVESIRFWVSSGAPAVHDEGEPA, from the coding sequence CTGTCGACCGCCATCCTCACCGGCCAGTCGGTCCCCGGATCGTCGCTCGAGGGCGATCTGCGGTCGCTCGGCTTCGACGTGCGGGTCGCCTCCGACGCCGGTGACGCCGAGACGCTCCTCGCCGAGGTCCCGGCGGGCCAGCGGGTCGCCCTCGTCGACGCGCGCTTCGTAGGACACGTCCACGCGCTGCGCCTCGGCCTCACCGACCCGCGGTTCGCCGCCGCCGGACTGCCCGGCGCCGTCTCCGCGCAGCCCGAGGCCCGCCGCGCGCTGACCCGGGCCCTGGCCCGCGAGAGCTCCGCCACCGGCGGCGTCGCCGTCGCCACGGACAACCTCGCCGACCGCATCGCCGCCGCCCTCAGCGCGGACGGCGTCGACGTGCACCGCCCGGAACTCGGCACGCTCGTCGCCGCGGTCCCCACCGACCCGCAGGAGCGCAACGAAGTCCGCCAGGCCGTGTCCGCCGTGGACGACGAGGCCATACGGCTGCGCTCCGCGGTGAAGGCCCGCGACGGCTTCTTCACGACGTACTGCATCAGCCCGTACTCCCGCTACATCGCCCGCTGGTGCGCGCGCCGCGGCCTGACCCCGAACCAGGTCACCACCGCCTCGCTGATCACCGCGCTGATCGCGGCCGGCTGCGCCGCCACCGGCACCCGCGCCGGCTTCGTCGCGGCGGGCCTGCTCCTGCTGTTCTCCTTCGTCCTGGACTGCACCGACGGTCAGCTCGCCCGCTACTCGCTGCAGTACTCCACGCTCGGCGCCTGGCTGGACGCGACCTTCGACCGCGCCAAGGAGTACGCCTACTACGCGGGCCTCGCCCTCGGCGCCGCCCGCGGCGGCGACGACGTATGGGCCCTCGCCCTCGGCGCGATGATCCTGCAGACCTGCCGGCACGTCGTCGACTTCTCCTTCAACGAGGCGAACCACGACGCCACCGCCAACACCAGCCCCACCGCCGCCCTCTCCGACAAGCTCGACAGCGTCGGCTGGACGGTCTGGGTGCGGCGCATGATCGTGCTGCCCATCGGCGAGCGCTGGGCGATGATCGCCGTCCTCACCGCGTTCACCACCCCGCGCATCACCTTCTACGCGCTGCTCATCGGCTGTGCCTTCGCCGCCACCTACACCACGGCGGGCCGCGTGCTGCGCTCGCTGACCCGCAAGGCCAAGCGCACCGACCGCGCGGCGCAGGCGCTGGCGGACCTCGCGGACAGCGGTCCGCTCGCCGAAGCGCTGTCATCGCTCCTGCGAGGCAAGCCGCGAAAGACGGCGCTGCTCAGCGCGGCCTTCGGAGCCGTGGCCATCGTGACCGCCGCCTGGGTCTGGGGCCCGGCCTGGCAGGTCGTCCTCGTGGCCGGCCTGTACGTCCTGTTGTCGGCGGAAGCCGTCGAGCGCCCCCTCAAGGGCGCCCTCGACTGGCTGGTCCCGCCGCTCTTCCGGGCGGCCGAGTACTGCACCGTGCTCGTCCTGGCGGCCAAGGCGGACGTGAACGGAGCCCTTCCTGCGGCTTTCGGCCTGGTGTCCGCGGTCGCCTACCATCACTACGACACGGTGTATCGCATTCGCGGCAACGCCGGCGCGTCCCCGCACTGGCTGGTGCGGGCGATCGGCGGGCACGAAGGCAGGACGCTGCTGGTCACCGTCCTGGCCGCGCTGCTCACCGCCGCACAGTTCACGGTCGCGCTCACGGTGATCGCCGTGGCCGTGGCCCTGCTGGTGCTCGTCGAGAGCATCCGCTTCTGGGTGTCCTCCGGGGCACCCGCCGTACACGATGAAGGAGAACCCGCATGA
- the galE gene encoding UDP-glucose 4-epimerase GalE, with protein MTWLITGGAGYIGAHVTRAMAGAGEHVVVLDDLSAGVPARLPADIELVQGSSLDGELLKRVLAEHAVTGVVHLAARKQVGESVDRPTRYYQENVGGLATLLEAAAGAGVRRFLFSSSAAVYGNPDVDLITEDTPCAPVNPYGETKLAGEWLVRAAGRAHGMATVCLRYFNVAGSAAPELADTGVFNVVPMVFDRLTRDESPRIFGDDYPTPDGTCIRDYIHVSDLAEAHLAAARRLATDTAGGDLTVNIGRGEGVSVRELITLIGEVSGDTRLPLVEPRRPGDAPRAVASAARAAAELGWSARRGVREMVESAWEGWLLHHPETSAR; from the coding sequence ATGACATGGCTGATCACCGGCGGGGCCGGATACATCGGGGCACACGTGACGCGGGCGATGGCCGGGGCCGGTGAGCACGTCGTCGTGCTCGACGATCTGTCGGCCGGGGTGCCGGCCCGCCTTCCGGCGGACATCGAGCTGGTGCAGGGCTCCTCGCTGGACGGGGAGTTGCTGAAGCGGGTTCTCGCCGAGCACGCGGTGACCGGTGTGGTGCACCTCGCGGCACGCAAGCAGGTCGGCGAGTCGGTGGACCGGCCGACGCGCTATTACCAGGAGAACGTAGGCGGTCTCGCGACCCTTCTGGAGGCGGCGGCCGGGGCGGGAGTGCGGCGGTTCCTGTTCTCCTCGTCCGCGGCCGTCTACGGCAACCCGGATGTGGACCTCATCACGGAGGACACCCCCTGTGCCCCGGTGAACCCCTACGGCGAGACGAAGCTGGCCGGGGAGTGGCTGGTGCGGGCGGCGGGCCGGGCGCACGGGATGGCGACCGTGTGTCTGCGCTACTTCAACGTGGCGGGCTCGGCCGCGCCGGAGCTGGCCGACACCGGTGTCTTCAACGTGGTCCCGATGGTCTTCGACCGGCTCACGCGCGACGAGTCCCCGAGGATCTTCGGCGACGACTACCCGACACCGGACGGCACCTGCATCCGCGACTACATCCATGTCTCCGACCTCGCCGAGGCGCATCTCGCGGCGGCCCGGCGGCTGGCCACGGACACCGCCGGGGGCGATCTGACGGTGAACATCGGCCGCGGCGAAGGCGTGTCGGTGCGCGAACTCATCACGCTGATCGGCGAGGTGAGCGGTGACACCCGGCTGCCGCTGGTCGAGCCGCGGCGCCCCGGCGACGCCCCGCGTGCGGTCGCCTCGGCCGCACGAGCCGCTGCCGAGCTGGGCTGGAGCGCCCGGCGAGGGGTACGCGAGATGGTCGAGTCGGCATGGGAGGGCTGGCTGCTGCACCATCCCGAGACATCCGCCAGGTGA
- a CDS encoding cation diffusion facilitator family transporter encodes MGAGHDHGHTHAAPTTGTVTAAYRGRLRVAMSITLAVMVVEIIGGVLADSLALIADSAHMATDALGLGMALLAIHFANRPASTNRTFGYARAEILAALANCLLLLGVGGYVLYEAIQRFMTPADTEGGLTVVFGLIGLVANMISLTLLMRGQKDSLNVRGAFLEVAADALGSLAVLISAVVIMTTGWQAADPIASLVIGLMIVPRTWKLLHETLDVLLEAAPKNVDMAEVRAHIVALPGVVDVHDLHAWTITSGMPVLSAHVVVGSDTLNAIGHEKMLHELQGCLGDHFDVEHCTFQLEPSGHAEHEAKLCH; translated from the coding sequence ATGGGGGCTGGGCACGATCACGGACACACGCACGCCGCGCCCACCACGGGCACGGTGACCGCGGCGTACCGGGGACGGCTGCGCGTGGCGATGTCGATCACGCTCGCCGTGATGGTGGTCGAGATCATCGGCGGTGTCCTCGCCGACTCGCTCGCGCTCATCGCGGACTCGGCGCACATGGCCACGGACGCGCTGGGCCTGGGCATGGCGCTGCTCGCGATCCACTTCGCCAACCGGCCGGCGAGCACCAACCGCACGTTCGGGTACGCGCGCGCCGAGATCCTCGCCGCGCTGGCCAACTGTCTGCTGCTGCTCGGGGTCGGCGGTTACGTCCTGTACGAGGCGATCCAGCGCTTCATGACACCCGCCGACACCGAGGGCGGCCTGACCGTCGTGTTCGGCCTGATCGGCCTGGTCGCGAACATGATCTCGCTCACGCTGCTGATGCGGGGCCAGAAGGACAGCCTGAACGTGCGCGGCGCCTTCCTGGAGGTGGCGGCGGACGCGCTGGGGTCGCTGGCGGTGCTGATCTCCGCTGTCGTCATCATGACCACCGGCTGGCAGGCCGCCGACCCCATCGCCTCGCTCGTGATCGGCCTCATGATCGTGCCGCGGACCTGGAAGCTGCTGCACGAGACGCTCGACGTGCTCCTGGAGGCGGCTCCCAAGAACGTCGACATGGCGGAGGTACGGGCGCACATCGTCGCGCTGCCCGGCGTCGTGGACGTCCACGACCTGCACGCCTGGACCATCACCTCGGGCATGCCGGTCCTCTCCGCCCACGTGGTCGTCGGCTCCGACACCCTCAACGCCATCGGCCACGAGAAGATGCTCCACGAGCTCCAGGGCTGCCTGGGCGACCACTTCGACGTGGAGCACTGCACGTTCCAGCTGGAGCCGAGCGGACACGCGGAGCACGAGGCGAAGCTCTGCCACTGA
- the idi gene encoding isopentenyl-diphosphate Delta-isomerase → MPITPATATHSSSNGTAEAILLELVDEDGNTIGTAEKLAAHQAPGQLHRAFSVFLFDERGRLLLQQRALGKYHSPGVWSNTCCGHPYPGEAPFAAAARRTYEELGVSPSLMAEAGTVRYNHPDPDSGLVEQEYNHLFVGMVQSALHPDPDEVGSTAFVTAAELAERHAKDTFSSWFMTVLDAARPAVRELTGPAAGW, encoded by the coding sequence ATGCCGATCACACCTGCCACCGCGACGCACAGTTCGTCGAACGGCACCGCTGAAGCGATCCTGCTGGAACTGGTCGACGAGGACGGCAACACGATCGGCACGGCGGAGAAGCTCGCCGCCCACCAGGCGCCCGGGCAGCTGCACCGCGCGTTCTCCGTGTTCCTCTTCGACGAGCGCGGCCGGCTGCTGCTCCAGCAGCGGGCCCTCGGCAAGTACCACTCCCCCGGTGTGTGGTCCAACACCTGCTGCGGCCACCCCTACCCCGGTGAGGCGCCCTTCGCGGCGGCTGCCCGGCGGACGTACGAGGAGCTCGGGGTCTCCCCGTCGCTGATGGCCGAGGCGGGCACGGTCCGCTACAACCACCCGGACCCGGACTCGGGCCTGGTGGAGCAGGAGTACAACCACCTCTTCGTCGGAATGGTGCAGTCGGCGCTGCACCCCGACCCGGACGAGGTCGGCTCGACGGCCTTCGTGACCGCCGCCGAGCTGGCCGAGCGGCACGCGAAGGACACCTTCTCGTCGTGGTTCATGACGGTGCTGGACGCGGCCCGTCCGGCGGTCCGGGAGCTGACCGGGCCCGCCGCGGGCTGGTAG
- a CDS encoding ATP-binding protein: MENRGRGADPRPAGDEGAPLEGPPGPLPYEGVWRFTAPAVDASVPQARHAVRDLLARQGVPVSADLVHGLLLIVSELVTNAVRHAALLSPMLAVEIAVGAEWVRVSVEDNHPYRPTALEADHGQTGGRGLLLVREVTRESGGVCDVEHTASGGKVIWAALPLKPAELI, from the coding sequence ATGGAGAACCGTGGGCGGGGGGCCGACCCACGCCCAGCAGGCGACGAAGGGGCGCCCCTGGAAGGACCGCCGGGCCCGCTGCCGTACGAGGGGGTGTGGCGGTTCACCGCTCCCGCCGTCGACGCCTCGGTACCGCAGGCGCGGCACGCCGTCCGTGATCTGCTCGCCCGCCAGGGGGTGCCCGTCTCGGCCGACCTCGTCCACGGACTCCTGCTGATCGTCTCCGAGCTGGTGACGAACGCCGTCCGGCACGCGGCGCTGCTGTCGCCGATGCTCGCGGTCGAGATCGCCGTCGGGGCCGAGTGGGTGCGGGTCTCCGTGGAGGACAACCACCCCTACCGCCCGACAGCCCTGGAGGCCGACCACGGGCAGACCGGCGGCCGGGGTCTGCTGCTCGTGCGGGAGGTCACCAGGGAGTCGGGCGGGGTGTGCGACGTCGAGCACACGGCGAGCGGCGGCAAGGTGATCTGGGCCGCCCTGCCGCTCAAGCCCGCCGAACTGATCTAG
- a CDS encoding enoyl-CoA hydratase/isomerase family protein: MEPQLLHSVTDGVATVVIHHPAKRNAMTAGMWRALPPLLDELTADADVHALVLTGEGETFCAGADISTLRGSPDEAQGLAVAAEEALAAFPKPTLAAVRGYCVGGGSQLAAACDLRFAEEGSLFGVTPAKLGIVYPASSTRRLASLVGPATAKYLLFSGELIETERALRTGLVDEVLPAGELDKRVGEFTRVLVSRSQLTQAAAKEFADGRTDRDAHWAEQARGSGDTEEGVTAFLERRQPRFTWTASG, from the coding sequence ATGGAGCCGCAGCTGCTGCACAGCGTCACGGACGGGGTCGCCACCGTCGTCATCCACCATCCGGCCAAGCGCAACGCCATGACGGCCGGGATGTGGCGGGCGCTGCCGCCTCTTCTCGACGAGTTGACCGCTGACGCCGATGTACACGCGCTGGTTCTGACCGGTGAGGGTGAGACGTTCTGCGCCGGGGCCGACATCTCGACGCTGCGCGGCTCCCCGGACGAGGCGCAGGGCCTGGCCGTGGCCGCCGAGGAGGCGCTCGCCGCGTTCCCGAAGCCGACGCTCGCGGCGGTTCGCGGGTACTGCGTGGGCGGCGGCTCGCAGCTGGCGGCGGCCTGTGATCTGCGGTTCGCGGAGGAGGGGTCACTCTTCGGGGTGACTCCGGCGAAGCTCGGGATCGTCTACCCGGCCTCCTCCACCCGGCGGCTGGCGTCGCTGGTGGGTCCGGCCACCGCCAAGTACCTGCTGTTCTCGGGCGAGTTGATCGAGACCGAGCGAGCGCTGCGCACCGGACTGGTGGACGAGGTGCTGCCCGCGGGCGAACTCGACAAGCGGGTCGGCGAGTTCACCCGGGTGCTGGTCTCGCGCTCGCAGCTGACGCAGGCCGCCGCCAAGGAGTTCGCGGACGGCCGCACGGACCGGGACGCCCACTGGGCCGAGCAGGCGCGCGGCAGCGGTGACACCGAGGAGGGAGTCACCGCCTTCCTGGAGCGCAGGCAACCGCGCTTCACCTGGACCGCGTCCGGATGA
- a CDS encoding DJ-1/PfpI family protein — MQIAIVLYDRFTALDAVGPYETLGRLPDAETVFVAEHTGPVRADTGNLALTADRTLAEVPHPDIVIVPGGPGQTPQMENAALLDWLRAADATSTWTTSVCTGSLLLAAAGLLDGRRATSHWLALDFLREYGAEPTGERVVFDGKYVTAAGVSSGIDMGLTLLGRIAGDEHAQAVQLLTEYDPQPPYDAGSPQKAPAHLVEEFRSKSRFILS; from the coding sequence ATGCAGATCGCGATCGTCCTCTACGACCGTTTCACCGCCCTGGACGCCGTGGGCCCCTACGAGACCCTGGGCCGCCTGCCCGACGCGGAGACCGTCTTCGTGGCCGAGCACACCGGCCCGGTCCGCGCCGACACCGGAAACCTCGCGCTCACCGCCGACAGGACCCTCGCCGAGGTGCCGCACCCGGACATCGTGATCGTCCCCGGGGGCCCCGGCCAGACGCCGCAGATGGAGAACGCGGCCCTGCTGGACTGGCTGCGCGCCGCCGACGCCACGAGCACCTGGACGACGTCCGTGTGCACCGGCTCGCTGCTGCTGGCCGCCGCCGGGCTCCTCGACGGACGCCGCGCCACCTCGCACTGGCTGGCTCTCGACTTCCTCAGGGAGTACGGCGCCGAGCCGACGGGGGAGCGGGTGGTGTTCGACGGCAAGTACGTCACAGCCGCCGGCGTCTCCTCCGGCATCGACATGGGCCTGACGCTGTTGGGCCGGATCGCGGGCGACGAACACGCCCAGGCCGTACAGCTGTTGACGGAGTACGACCCGCAGCCGCCCTACGACGCCGGATCCCCGCAGAAGGCGCCCGCGCACCTCGTCGAGGAGTTCCGTTCGAAGAGCCGGTTCATCCTGTCGTAG
- a CDS encoding GlxA family transcriptional regulator — translation MRTVLIVLFDGVQSLDVTGPAEVFAGAEACQDGSYRILTASLDGAAVRTSSGLTLVPDRALADAPAPHTLLVPGGEGTRRPDPRLIAWLRTHGPRAERLVSVCTGAIPLAEAGLLDGRRVTTHWAYCAKLARDHPDVEVDPDPIYVRDGRVATSAGVTAGIDLSLALVEEDLGRDTALTIARHLVVFLRRPGSQAQFSVQLAAQTAQREPLREVQQWITEHPAGDLSVEALAARAGFSPRHFARAFQAETGTTPGRYVDRVRLEHARRLLEDTADGVEEISRASGYGTPEAMRRAFVKVLGTAPAEYRRRFRPSLTP, via the coding sequence ATGCGAACGGTCCTGATCGTCCTCTTCGACGGCGTGCAGAGTCTCGACGTCACCGGCCCCGCCGAGGTCTTCGCGGGCGCCGAGGCCTGCCAGGACGGCTCGTACCGCATCCTCACCGCCTCCCTGGACGGCGCCGCGGTGCGCACGTCCAGCGGCCTCACCCTCGTCCCGGACCGCGCCCTCGCCGACGCACCCGCGCCGCACACCCTGCTCGTCCCGGGAGGCGAGGGAACCCGGCGCCCCGACCCCCGCCTGATCGCCTGGCTGCGCACGCACGGCCCGCGCGCCGAACGCCTGGTCTCCGTCTGCACCGGCGCGATCCCGCTCGCCGAGGCGGGCCTGCTCGACGGCCGCCGGGTGACGACCCACTGGGCGTACTGCGCCAAGCTCGCCCGGGACCACCCGGACGTCGAGGTCGACCCGGATCCGATCTACGTCCGCGACGGGCGCGTGGCGACCTCGGCCGGCGTCACCGCGGGCATCGACCTCTCCCTCGCACTGGTCGAGGAGGACCTCGGCCGCGACACCGCCCTCACCATCGCGCGCCACCTGGTGGTCTTCCTGCGCCGCCCGGGCAGCCAGGCGCAGTTCAGCGTCCAACTCGCCGCACAGACGGCACAGCGTGAACCGCTGCGCGAGGTCCAGCAGTGGATCACCGAACACCCCGCCGGTGACCTGTCGGTCGAGGCGCTCGCCGCCCGCGCCGGGTTCTCGCCCCGCCACTTCGCCCGCGCCTTCCAGGCCGAGACCGGTACGACGCCCGGCCGGTACGTCGACCGGGTCCGCCTGGAACACGCCCGGCGCCTCCTGGAGGACACCGCCGACGGCGTCGAGGAGATCTCCCGGGCGAGCGGCTACGGCACACCGGAGGCGATGCGCCGCGCCTTCGTGAAAGTCCTCGGCACGGCCCCCGCGGAGTACCGGCGCCGCTTCCGCCCGTCGCTCACGCCCTGA